The genomic window CTTCGGCCTCTCGTACCATGTCTGCGATATTTTTATGCAGAAGCGATTCGCCGCCCATAAAGAGGCTCACCTTCGGTATGCCAATCTCTGCCGCGTCCTTTATGACCTTTCTAAAGAGCTCCATGTCCATGAACCCGTGTTTACGCGTAAGTCCGGTGCTTTGCGGACACATGGGGCATTTAAGGTTGCACTGGCTCGTGGGCTCGATAAAGAGCTCCGATGGCGGCGCGTTTATATGGGAAGACCTGTCCTCGTAGGCTATGGAGCGAAGCGTTTTCTCAAGCGGCCTTGTGAGGAGTTTTTTAAGGCTTGTCATATTATATGGACGGGGTTCCCGGGCTTTCGCGTAATTTGAGTCCGACAGGCATGGTTAATGTTAACAGAGAGGCTGCTCTATTGTCAAATAACGCGGCCGGAATAAGGGGATTTCTTCATATTTATAAGCTTTTATATTGACCGTGTCTTTGGCATATAATACAATAATTTATTGAATAAAAACAGGGACCATCTTACATCCCGTTGTTTTATCAGGAGAATTCTTGGTGTTACCTGCTGCTACCGAAAAAATGACACCGGCGGGCTTTAATCTCTCGCACTGGTGGAAGAGGCGAAACAATCGGGCGCTAAATAAGCGCGAGTTTCGCGAAAGAAGGACTGTTCTTAAGTCCATGCCGCAGATCGCGTACTTGGACGTCTCGAACGCGTGCCCGCTCTCGTGCCCGCTTTGCCCAACAGGGAAAAAGGAGTCGAGTGCTGTAAAGGGGCTGATGAAGTTCTCGACCTTTAAAAAGATATTCGACGAGATCGGCCCGTATCTCTACGAGCTGCATCTCTATAACTGGGGCGAGCCGCTTCTAAACCAGGACCTTCCCGAGATGATACGCTATGCCAAGAGCCGCTACGACGTGGACGTCATCCTCAGCACTACTCTAATGAAGGTCTCGAAGGACCTTGCAACAGAGTTAATAAAGGCAAAGCCTGATTTGATAAGCCTTTCCATAGACGGCGCTACCCAGGAAGTTTACGAGAAGTACAGGGTCGGCGGCAAGCTAGATGAGATATTTGCTACACTTCGCCTTATGGTTGACGTGAAGGACACACTCGGGCAAAAGAAGCCGCTTCTTCGGTGGCAGTTCATACCCATGAAGCACAACGAGCACGAGATAGAAACAGCGAGAAAGATGGCCTCTGAGATGGGTGTCGCCTTCAGAACCCATAGGGTAAGGCTAAACGTCACGAACTTCGATAAAAAGGACTTTAAGGACATACTCGAGGAAAATAAGGACTGGCTGCCGAAGGACGAAAAATACATCCGTTACGACGACTCAGGCGCCAAGAGCGTTTGCAAGTTTCTCTGGGACAGGGTGATCGTCAACTTCGACGGCTCCATAGCGCCGTGCTGCAAGATATACACCAAGGAAGACCTGTTTACCGATAAATATCCGGAAAGTTTTCAAGACGTCTGGAACGGCGAGAAATACCAAAAGGCGAGAGCGATATTTACGGGCACGACAACCGACAAGGATTTTGTCTGCCAGAGGTGCTTTGACAGGGATGGAAATATCTGAGAAGCGGCTTAAGGTTTCGGGCAAGTGGAAGGTCCTTATAAACGAGGCGCTTTGCAAGGGCGGCCTTGCCGAGGCCGTGATTTCGGCAATCGAGGGCAAAGGTAGCGAGGCGCTAAAGCGCCTTAAAAGCTCGGAAACAAGCCGCGTCTGGAAGTTCGGGTTTGGCGGCGTTGATTATGCCGTAAAGGAATTTCTCGGCCGCGGTTTTTTCGAGCCAATAAAGACGCGCTTTAAGGGCACGCGGGCCATGCGCGCATGGAAGGGCGGAAGGCTGCTTCTGGAAAACGGCTTTAAGACGCCGCCGCTCGTAATGGAGATAGAGGGCCCGGGTGCGAGGAATTTTCTCGTTACCGCCTTTGTTGACGATGTCACAGGGCTCTTTACGTTGTCTCGCGAACTAGCGAAAAAAGGCGGGGCCGAGGCTTCTCGCATAAGGCGCAGATGCGCACGTGCCCTTGGCGATACCGTCGGCAGGATGCATGCCTTGGGCCTTGTGCACGGGGACTTAAGGCTCGAGAACATCCTTATCAAGGGAGCTGAGCACGGCAGGTGCGAGCTCTTTTTCATAGATAACGAAAGAAACGTGAAGTATCCGAGGCGGCCTCCTATCGACAAGATAGAATGGAACCTCGTGCAAATCAGCATGGTGCTCGTGCCGGACGCCGACAGGGCGGCGTGCTTTGCGGCGTACTTAAAGCGGATGCCCGAGCTTAAGGCGCGTAAAACAGAGCTTGGCAGCAAGGTCATGGCTACGGCCAGAAAAAGAATCGAAAAAAAGCACGGAAGAAGCATTTGAAAAGGAATATTTCATATAGATGAGCAAGCGTAGGAAGGTAATGTTCGTTTTCACCGAGGACCCGGGAAATGGCTCGCCGCTCTATGCAGATCTTTTTGCGAGGCTCTCCAAGGCAGGGTTCGATGTGTCCTCGTGCTTTCTAAGAGGCAGGAGAAACGATCTCTCGCTTGTAAACTCCATCTATATCGAAGAGGCCATTGGCGAGAAGCCCGGAGAGTACGATACCGTTAGAGAGCTCGCGCGCGTAATAAGGGAGGAAAGGCCCGATATCGTGCATGCCCATAAGCACAAGGCCACGGTGTACTCGGTATGGGCTTCGCTCTTTGCCAGGGGGCCAAAGATTGTTGCGCACGTGCACGGGCTCGGAAGGACGCGTAACTTTAAGCGCAAGATTTCCAACTTTTTTACCTACAGGTTCCTTTCCGCCATTGTCGCTGTTTCCAATGTCGTGAAGGACGATATACTAAAGAATAATCTTTTTGTCGACAAGCAAAAGGTGAAGGTCGTTTATAACGGCATAGACCCGGTAAGTGTTGCTTACGGAGCGGACGAAAGGAAAGAGGCGCGTAAAACCCTTGGCATTGCCGAGGATGAGTTCGCGTATGTCACCGTCGGCCGCCTTGTGCCGACAAAGGGCCAGAGCTACATGCTTGAGGCCTTCTCCATGCTTCGGCCCCGCGGCGTGATGCGCGTGTATATGATAGGGAGCGGCCCGCTCGAGGCGGAGCTTAAGGGGCAGGCCGAAAAGCTTGGCATAGCGGACAAGGTAAAATT from Deltaproteobacteria bacterium includes these protein-coding regions:
- a CDS encoding radical SAM protein produces the protein MTSLKKLLTRPLEKTLRSIAYEDRSSHINAPPSELFIEPTSQCNLKCPMCPQSTGLTRKHGFMDMELFRKVIKDAAEIGIPKVSLFMGGESLLHKNIADMVREAE
- a CDS encoding radical SAM protein, with the protein product MTPAGFNLSHWWKRRNNRALNKREFRERRTVLKSMPQIAYLDVSNACPLSCPLCPTGKKESSAVKGLMKFSTFKKIFDEIGPYLYELHLYNWGEPLLNQDLPEMIRYAKSRYDVDVILSTTLMKVSKDLATELIKAKPDLISLSIDGATQEVYEKYRVGGKLDEIFATLRLMVDVKDTLGQKKPLLRWQFIPMKHNEHEIETARKMASEMGVAFRTHRVRLNVTNFDKKDFKDILEENKDWLPKDEKYIRYDDSGAKSVCKFLWDRVIVNFDGSIAPCCKIYTKEDLFTDKYPESFQDVWNGEKYQKARAIFTGTTTDKDFVCQRCFDRDGNI
- a CDS encoding lipopolysaccharide kinase InaA family protein, which codes for MEISEKRLKVSGKWKVLINEALCKGGLAEAVISAIEGKGSEALKRLKSSETSRVWKFGFGGVDYAVKEFLGRGFFEPIKTRFKGTRAMRAWKGGRLLLENGFKTPPLVMEIEGPGARNFLVTAFVDDVTGLFTLSRELAKKGGAEASRIRRRCARALGDTVGRMHALGLVHGDLRLENILIKGAEHGRCELFFIDNERNVKYPRRPPIDKIEWNLVQISMVLVPDADRAACFAAYLKRMPELKARKTELGSKVMATARKRIEKKHGRSI
- a CDS encoding glycosyltransferase: MSKRRKVMFVFTEDPGNGSPLYADLFARLSKAGFDVSSCFLRGRRNDLSLVNSIYIEEAIGEKPGEYDTVRELARVIREERPDIVHAHKHKATVYSVWASLFARGPKIVAHVHGLGRTRNFKRKISNFFTYRFLSAIVAVSNVVKDDILKNNLFVDKQKVKVVYNGIDPVSVAYGADERKEARKTLGIAEDEFAYVTVGRLVPTKGQSYMLEAFSMLRPRGVMRVYMIGSGPLEAELKGQAEKLGIADKVKFLGYRNDVGKLLCGFDCFVFPSVAEGFPLAILEAMAAGVCIAAADVGGIKEALTGIARIVEPKNSEALAKAMAEVIDMDEGERYREGRALRLKVEESFTVTKMARAFIDVYGEVLKNA